The Primulina tabacum isolate GXHZ01 chromosome 16, ASM2559414v2, whole genome shotgun sequence genome window below encodes:
- the LOC142529069 gene encoding L-cysteine desulfhydrase-like, whose translation MELEANGDVNHVYKKPKLALISEAEIREEFAHHQPGIARINNGSFGSCPASIIAAQKLWQLRFLRHPDDFFFNHLQRQITRSRSIVKELVNADHVDEISIVDNATTAAAIVLQHVGWAFAEGRFQKGDAVVMLHCAFQAVKKSIEAYVTRAGGSVIVVHLPFPVNSNEEIIAEFRKGLARGKANGRTVRLAIIDHITSMPCVVIPARELVRICREEGVERVFVDAAHAIGSVHVDVKEIGADFYVSNLHKWFFCPPSVAFLYCRKLPISPDLHHPVVSHEYGNGLAIESAWIGTRDYSSQLVIPEALDFINRFQGGLVGIQKHNHDKVVEMGEMLAKAWGTNLGSPPEMCPSMAMVGLPSGLGILCDDDALKLRTHLRNHFGVEVPIYFQAPRDGEMGSTDVNGCLTGYARISHQVYNNVDDYMKLRDAINQLLHDGLTCKKLRIE comes from the coding sequence ATGGAGCTTGAAGCCAATGGCGATGTAAACCACGTCTACAAGAAGCCAAAACTAGCCTTGATATCCGAAGCCGAAATTCGGGAGGAGTTCGCCCATCACCAGCCGGGCATCGCCAGGATCAACAACGGCAGCTTCGGAAGCTGCCCCGCTTCCATCATCGCCGCTCAGAAGCTCTGGCAGCTTCGATTCCTCCGCCATCCGGACGATTTCTTCTTCAACCATCTTCAGCGCCAAATCACTCGCTCTCGCTCCATCGTTAAGGAGCTTGTGAATGCCGACCACGTCGATGAAATCTCCATTGTCGACAATGCCACTACTGCTGCTGCCATTGTTCTCCAGCATGTTGGATGGGCTTTTGCGGAAGGGAGATTCCAGAAGGGAGATGCTGTTGTCATGCTCCACTGCGCTTTCCAGGCTGTGAAGAAGTCGATTGAAGCGTATGTCACTCGGGCTGGCGGTTCTGTCATCGTGGTTCACTTGCCTTTccctgtgaattccaatgaaGAGATTATTGCCGAGTTTCGGAAAGGCTTGGCTAGAGGTAAGGCAAACGGCAGGACAGTTAGGCTAGCGATAATAGATCATATAACTTCAATGCCCTGTGTTGTCATTCCCGCTCGTGAATTGGTTAGGATATGTAGGGAGGAAGGTGTTGAACGCGTCTTTGTGGACGCTGCTCATGCTATTGGCAGTGTTCATGTTGATGTCAAGGAAATCGGAGCCGATTTTTATGTAAGCAATTTGCATAAATGGTTTTTCTGCCCTCCTTCTGTTGCATTTTTATACTGCCGAAAGTTACCCATATCGCCCGATTTACATCACCCTGTGGTTTCACATGAAtatgggaatggattggctatAGAGAGCGCATGGATTGGAACTCGAGACTACAGCTCTCAACTTGTAATTCCTGAAGCTTTAGATTTCATTAATAGGTTTCAAGGTGGACTCGTGGGAATTCAGAAGCATAATCATGACAAAGTAGTGGAAATGGGTGAAATGTTGGCTAAAGCTTGGGGAACAAATCTTGGTTCACCTCCAGAGATGTGCCCCAGCATGGCGATGGTTGGACTGCCTTCGGGATTGGGTATTTTGTGTGATGATGATGCATTGAAGTTAAGGACACACTTGAGAAATCATTTTGGGGTTGAAGTCCCCATATATTTTCAGGCTCCAAGAGATGGGGAGATGGGATCCACGGATGTGAATGGTTGTCTAACAGGATATGCTCGTATTTCTCATCAAGTGTACAATAATGTCGATGATTATATGAAGTTACGTGATGCAATCAATCAACTTCTCCATGATGGACTCACTTGCAAGAAGCTTCGGATAGAATGA